One segment of Anatilimnocola aggregata DNA contains the following:
- a CDS encoding DUF1501 domain-containing protein, with protein sequence MAGRQSRTAASEISRRAWLQGTAAALGAGAIEQPLRAEVSTLSRKQLLLLFLSGGASQFETWDPKPGTKTGGPFRAISTSLPGVQIGELLPHTSKIMHRLTVVRSLNSNIPDHFQGHYAMQSGRIAPGYPVLGSAVAKLLERSEDVLPGYVSIRRDGPKAYTDVGDAGFLGAKYEGVRVVNNRPPENLVQPAAVKPTLAETVDRIRKSNDERFRRGRDAAPIDAYRTTFEQAQALMDRREIFDLTKESGADHEQYGKHEFGQNCLLARRLLQSGVTCVKVTHFDWDAHQDNFYWHQIRCAEFDRTLVTLLDDLERRGMLEHTLVVISGEMGRTPQINKLGGRDHWGRAWSVAMAGCGVKPGVVYGSTNDLGTEVKDKPVKLGDLFHTYLRAVGIDSSASYSIGGQTNPVADPAAKPIGELLA encoded by the coding sequence ATGGCAGGACGTCAATCACGTACCGCAGCGTCGGAGATCTCACGCCGCGCCTGGTTGCAAGGGACTGCTGCTGCACTCGGAGCGGGAGCAATTGAGCAACCGTTACGTGCCGAGGTATCCACGTTATCTCGCAAACAACTGCTCCTCTTGTTTCTGTCCGGGGGTGCGAGCCAGTTCGAAACTTGGGATCCTAAACCGGGCACCAAAACCGGCGGCCCGTTCCGGGCGATCTCGACATCACTCCCTGGCGTGCAGATCGGCGAACTTCTGCCCCACACTTCGAAGATCATGCATCGCCTGACGGTGGTGCGCAGCCTGAATTCGAACATCCCGGATCACTTCCAAGGACATTACGCCATGCAATCGGGCCGCATCGCGCCCGGTTATCCGGTGCTCGGCTCCGCGGTTGCAAAGCTGCTAGAACGATCCGAGGACGTGTTGCCCGGTTACGTTTCGATCCGGCGCGATGGGCCGAAGGCGTACACTGATGTCGGCGATGCAGGCTTTTTGGGCGCGAAGTACGAAGGTGTGCGGGTCGTCAACAATCGGCCTCCGGAGAATCTCGTCCAGCCTGCTGCGGTAAAACCAACCCTTGCCGAGACCGTCGATCGCATCCGGAAATCGAACGATGAACGCTTCCGGCGGGGCCGCGATGCAGCGCCAATTGACGCCTATCGGACGACATTCGAACAAGCGCAGGCACTGATGGATCGGCGCGAGATATTTGATTTGACGAAAGAATCTGGTGCTGATCACGAACAATATGGCAAGCACGAATTCGGTCAGAATTGCTTGCTCGCCCGGCGGCTGCTGCAGTCTGGCGTCACTTGCGTGAAAGTTACTCACTTCGACTGGGATGCTCATCAGGACAATTTCTACTGGCACCAAATCCGGTGTGCCGAGTTCGACCGCACGCTGGTCACCTTGCTCGACGACCTCGAGCGGCGCGGCATGCTGGAGCACACGCTGGTCGTGATCTCGGGCGAGATGGGCCGCACGCCGCAGATCAATAAGCTCGGCGGCCGCGATCACTGGGGCCGCGCCTGGAGTGTGGCAATGGCCGGTTGTGGTGTGAAGCCGGGCGTGGTGTATGGTTCGACCAATGACCTCGGTACGGAAGTCAAAGACAAGCCCGTCAAACTCGGCGATCTGTTTCACACTTATTTGCGAGCCGTAGGTATCGATTCATCGGCATCTTACAGCATCGGCGGACAAACCAATCCGGTGGCAGACCCAGCGGCGAAACCGATTGGCGAACTACTCGCCTGA